One genomic window of Novosphingobium aureum includes the following:
- the nusA gene encoding transcription termination factor NusA: MASAISANRAELLAIANAVASEKMIDKSIVIEAMEEAIQKSARNRYGAENDIRAKLDPRTGDLRLWRVVEVVEEVEDYFKQVDLKQAEKLQPGAAIGDFIVDPLPPVDLGRIDAQSAKQVIFQKVRDAERDRQYDEFKDRAGEVITGVIKSVEFGHVIVNLGRAEGVIRRDQQIPREAARVGERVRAIVSRVERQNRGPQIFLSRAHPDFMKKLFAQEVPEIYDGIIEIKAAARDPGSRAKIGVISHDHSIDPVGACVGMKGSRVQAVVQELQGEKIDIIPWSEDTATFVVNALQPATVSRVVIDEEENRIEVVVPDDQLSLAIGRRGQNVRLASQLTGSQIDIMTEAESSAKRQKEFTERSKMFEDELDVDETLSQLLVAEGFTELEEVAYIELAELAAIEGFDEELAEELQSRAHEALERREEASREERRALGVEDALAELPHLTEAMLVVLGKGGIKTLDDLADLATDELIAKKRTEQRRRDGTVNRRAREEDKGGVLGEYGLSEEQGNEIIMAARAHWFDDEDVAEYEVAEGAAEEADVADTANGEAADAESSQ, from the coding sequence ATGGCCAGTGCGATTTCCGCCAACCGCGCCGAGCTGCTCGCGATCGCCAATGCGGTCGCCTCGGAGAAGATGATCGACAAGTCGATCGTCATCGAGGCGATGGAAGAAGCCATCCAGAAGTCGGCTCGCAACCGTTACGGTGCCGAAAACGACATCCGCGCAAAGCTCGATCCGCGCACCGGCGACCTGCGCCTGTGGCGCGTCGTCGAGGTCGTCGAGGAAGTCGAGGACTACTTTAAGCAGGTCGACCTCAAGCAGGCCGAGAAGCTCCAGCCCGGCGCTGCAATCGGCGACTTCATCGTCGATCCGCTGCCCCCGGTCGATCTCGGCCGCATCGACGCGCAGTCGGCCAAGCAGGTGATCTTCCAGAAGGTCCGCGACGCAGAACGTGACCGCCAGTACGACGAGTTCAAGGACCGTGCCGGCGAAGTCATCACCGGCGTGATCAAGTCGGTCGAGTTCGGCCACGTGATCGTCAACCTGGGCCGCGCCGAGGGCGTTATCCGCCGCGACCAGCAGATCCCGCGCGAGGCCGCCCGTGTCGGCGAGCGCGTGCGTGCGATCGTCTCGCGCGTCGAGCGTCAGAACCGCGGTCCGCAGATCTTCCTGAGCCGTGCACACCCCGACTTCATGAAGAAGCTCTTCGCGCAGGAAGTGCCCGAAATCTACGACGGCATCATCGAGATCAAGGCCGCTGCCCGCGATCCGGGCTCGCGCGCCAAGATCGGCGTGATCAGCCACGATCACTCGATCGACCCGGTCGGCGCCTGCGTCGGCATGAAGGGCAGCCGCGTCCAGGCCGTCGTGCAGGAACTGCAGGGCGAGAAGATCGACATCATCCCCTGGAGCGAGGACACCGCGACTTTCGTCGTCAACGCGCTTCAGCCCGCGACCGTCAGCCGCGTCGTCATCGACGAGGAAGAGAACCGCATCGAGGTCGTCGTGCCCGATGACCAGCTTTCGCTGGCGATTGGTCGTCGTGGCCAGAACGTGCGTCTCGCCTCGCAGCTGACCGGCTCGCAGATCGACATCATGACCGAGGCCGAGAGCTCGGCCAAGCGCCAGAAGGAATTCACCGAGCGCTCGAAGATGTTCGAGGACGAGCTCGACGTCGACGAGACCCTCTCGCAGCTGCTGGTGGCCGAAGGCTTCACCGAGCTGGAGGAAGTCGCCTACATCGAGCTGGCCGAACTGGCCGCGATCGAGGGCTTCGACGAGGAGCTCGCCGAGGAACTGCAGAGCCGTGCCCATGAAGCGCTCGAGCGTCGCGAGGAAGCGAGCCGCGAGGAGCGTCGCGCGCTGGGCGTCGAGGATGCCCTCGCCGAACTGCCGCACCTCACCGAGGCCATGCTGGTCGTGCTCGGCAAGGGCGGGATCAAGACCCTCGACGATCTCGCCGACCTCGCCACCGACGAGCTCATCGCCAAGAAGCGCACCGAGCAGCGTCGCCGTGACGGCACCGTCAACCGTCGCGCCCGCGAGGAAGACAAGGGCGGTGTGCTCGGCGAGTACGGCCTGAGCGAAGAGCAGGGCAACGAGATCATCATGGCCGCCCGCGCCCACTGGTTCGACGACGAGGATGTCGCCGAATACGAAGTGGCCGAGGGCGCTGCGGAAGAGGCCGACGTGGCCGACACCGCCAACGGGGAGGCCGCCGATGCGGAATCCTCGCAATGA
- a CDS encoding DUF448 domain-containing protein — translation MRNPRNERLSSDIDSPGAERTCILSGRKAAREDLVRLAISPDGMVLPDIHARAPGRGAWIGVDRTTLEKAVAKGKLKGALARAYKGASMSIPEDLAERIETGLARALADRLGLELKSGKLLMGSDRIAQNAREGKVAWLGHAADASQDGSRKLDQAWRVGRDLEGTGLQGTRLPLDREALSVALGRDNVVHLALSDSGAARRVESLLERLLHFRGLAPPLSGATENENGDGPARAAVPVTTPDLGRAQN, via the coding sequence ATGCGGAATCCTCGCAATGAGCGCTTAAGCTCCGACATCGATAGCCCGGGCGCGGAGAGGACTTGCATCCTCTCCGGCAGGAAAGCTGCGCGCGAAGACCTCGTGCGACTGGCGATTTCGCCCGACGGTATGGTGCTTCCCGACATCCACGCGCGTGCCCCTGGGCGCGGCGCGTGGATCGGCGTTGATCGCACGACCCTTGAAAAAGCCGTCGCGAAGGGCAAACTAAAGGGAGCACTGGCGCGTGCCTACAAGGGCGCGTCTATGTCGATCCCCGAGGATCTGGCCGAACGCATCGAGACCGGGCTTGCCCGGGCTCTGGCAGACCGGCTCGGGCTCGAGCTTAAATCGGGCAAGCTTCTGATGGGCTCGGACCGGATCGCGCAGAACGCGCGAGAGGGCAAGGTGGCATGGCTCGGCCATGCGGCTGACGCCAGCCAGGATGGATCGCGCAAGCTCGACCAGGCCTGGCGCGTGGGTCGCGATCTCGAAGGGACCGGACTCCAGGGCACACGCTTGCCTCTGGACCGCGAGGCGCTGTCTGTGGCATTGGGCCGCGACAATGTCGTCCATTTGGCGCTCAGTGATTCCGGCGCGGCCCGCAGGGTCGAATCGCTGCTTGAGCGCCTTCTGCATTTCAGAGGGCTGGCGCCGCCACTCTCTGGCGCGACCGAAAACGAAAATGGCGATGGGCCGGCTCGCGCCGCTGTGCCCGTGACGACACCCGATCTGGGTCGGGCACAGAATTGA